A window of Celeribacter indicus genomic DNA:
CGTTGCACGATACGCCGAAGAGTTTGATCTGCCAGTCAGTTCGATCTGGTTTTTTGACGAGAAGCTGACAGAAGGCACGACGCCGGGCGCTATCGAGAAAGCGCGTGGGGTTGTCGCTGACAAGATACTTGATTTTCTGAGGATGATCGAGCGGAAGCGAGCGTCATCATGACGAAGCGCCGCGACAAGTCCTATGCCCTCGATCAATGTGCCCTCTATCGGTGCAGCACACGCAAAAAGTTGTTCAAACTATTACAGACCAGTTCCGAGAAGTTTGCTGAGTTGAAGGCCGCACCCGATCTCTACAAGCCTCTGCGCAAGAAGAAAAAAGACGGAACATTCCGTCCTGTCCTTGCACCACGGGGCGATCTGAAGCGTATTCAACGGCGGATCGGAGAGTTGCTGCTGCGGGTGAAAACTCCGGACTACCTGATGTCGCCAGTGCGCGGTCGCTCGAACATCGACAATGCCGCACGGCATCGCGGTGCAGCAGCGTTCCATCTTCTCGACATCGAAGATTTCTATCCGAGCTGCACAGCCAGCAAGGTAGCATGGTTCTTTGGAAAATATCTTGGGTGCCCTCCCGACGTAGTGAAGGTCCTCCTTGATCTCACAACGCTGAACGGGGTTCTGCCAGCCGGAAGCCCTGCCAGCCCATCGCTGGCCTTTTGGGCCTACGCTGACATGTGGGACGAGATTGATCAGCTGACCCGTGATGCCGGATGCCAGGTTAGCGTGTATGTCGATGACATAACAGTTTCAGGGCAAAACGTTCCCGGGATGCTGGTTCATGCGATCAAGGAGCGGCTTGCTCACCATGGTCACAGCTTCAAAGCGTCAAAGGAAATCGGTCAGATTAATGCGCCGGTAGTCGTAACGGGCGTGGTGGTGCGAGATCAAACGCTTCTCATGCCAAACGTTCAGCACCTAGAACGTCATAAACTTAGGGCAGAGATCGCGAAACTTCCCGAGGGATACGAGAAGGCTAAGAAGATGGCCTCTCTCATGGGGCGTGAAGGCACCGAGCAGCAAATCCTGGCGCGCAACCAGGCTCACTGATTTTCAATGATGGGTTAACATGACGACGGTTTTCTTTTCCTACTGCCACGCTGACGAGGCACTACGAGACCAGCTGGAATGCCAGCTCAGAATCCTTCAGCGTCAAGGCCTGATAGAGACCTGGCACGACCGCCGGATTGAGGCGGGGCAGGACTTCGCCGGTGAGATCGACGCGCACATTGAAGCCGATGAGATCATCCTGCTGCTGGTAAGCCCGGATTTTCTAAACTCTGACTATTGTTATGAGATCGAGATGACTCGTGCGCTGGAACGGCATAAGGTGGGAGAGGCCATCGTGATCCCGGTCATTCTGCGCGATTGCCTCTGGCATGGCGCACCCTTCGGCAAGCTGATGGCCACGCCAACGGACGGTCGTCCGGTCACGCAATGGCCGGACATCGACCATGCGTTCCGTCTCGTCGCCGAAGCCGTTCAGGCGGCAGCAAAGCGCAACGGTAGTCCACAATCGGTCACCAAGCAGTCAGCGGCACCTGCCATCATGCAAAACACGCAGTCAGTCAACAGATCGACACCGGCTCAAGTGATCCGGTCAAGTAATCTGCGGGTGGCCAAAACGTTCACAGACCGTGATTGTGATGCTTTCCAGACCGAGGCGTTTGAGTTCATGGCAAAATATTTCGAGAACTCGCTTTCTGAATTGTCGGCTCGCAATCCCGAGATTGACGGGTCGTTCCGCAGGCTTGACGCAAATCGCTTCAGCGCTGTTGCCTACCATAACGGTCAGTCTGCTAGCCGCTGCACCGTGTTCATGGGGGGGCGGCATATGGGGGGCATTGCTTACACTGCGACCGAAAATGCAGACACCAACGGGTTCAATGAGAACCTAACCGTCGAGGCCGATGAGCAAACCCTGTATCTGCGGAGTATGGGGATGGCACACTTTGGCCAAAACAGAGACCAGAAGCTGACGTTCGAGGGTGCGGCAGAAACTTATTGGCAGATGTTTGTGAAGCCACTTCAGTAACCGCATCAGCAACTTTACGGGTGTCTGGTTTTGTTTGACGATGCTTCCATCAAGGTTGCGAAACCTTCTTGGCAGAATGGCGGAAGATCACGGGCGCGAGACCAGTCTCGGGATCATTTTCGTTGAGGACAATTTTCCAGGACCTAAATACTGCTTCGATGGGTGATCTGTCGGGTTTAGTACCTGCCA
This region includes:
- a CDS encoding toll/interleukin-1 receptor domain-containing protein encodes the protein MTTVFFSYCHADEALRDQLECQLRILQRQGLIETWHDRRIEAGQDFAGEIDAHIEADEIILLLVSPDFLNSDYCYEIEMTRALERHKVGEAIVIPVILRDCLWHGAPFGKLMATPTDGRPVTQWPDIDHAFRLVAEAVQAAAKRNGSPQSVTKQSAAPAIMQNTQSVNRSTPAQVIRSSNLRVAKTFTDRDCDAFQTEAFEFMAKYFENSLSELSARNPEIDGSFRRLDANRFSAVAYHNGQSASRCTVFMGGRHMGGIAYTATENADTNGFNENLTVEADEQTLYLRSMGMAHFGQNRDQKLTFEGAAETYWQMFVKPLQ
- a CDS encoding reverse transcriptase family protein: MTKRRDKSYALDQCALYRCSTRKKLFKLLQTSSEKFAELKAAPDLYKPLRKKKKDGTFRPVLAPRGDLKRIQRRIGELLLRVKTPDYLMSPVRGRSNIDNAARHRGAAAFHLLDIEDFYPSCTASKVAWFFGKYLGCPPDVVKVLLDLTTLNGVLPAGSPASPSLAFWAYADMWDEIDQLTRDAGCQVSVYVDDITVSGQNVPGMLVHAIKERLAHHGHSFKASKEIGQINAPVVVTGVVVRDQTLLMPNVQHLERHKLRAEIAKLPEGYEKAKKMASLMGREGTEQQILARNQAH
- a CDS encoding helix-turn-helix transcriptional regulator, with translation MLGEALRLIRVFHDLKQNELAERLDISQSHLSDIERCRKVPSQEIVARYAEEFDLPVSSIWFFDEKLTEGTTPGAIEKARGVVADKILDFLRMIERKRASS